The following are from one region of the Phycisphaerae bacterium genome:
- a CDS encoding TetR/AcrR family transcriptional regulator: protein MARTSQIREKRRELLPVVARAFTDLGYRRATTAQLARRCGVQQNILYRLWPDKKAMFLAAIEYVYDFAEQRWLKLLAGDGRDNGATRLLRFESIHHGEFGQYRILFAGLAETDDPEIRDCLRRVYRRFHRFIEAQIASHRNRRGRRGTLAADLTSWGVIGLGTAINIAKELDLMDQPERSRALRDVGTALINLQGK from the coding sequence GTGGCTCGAACCAGTCAGATTCGCGAGAAGCGCAGAGAATTGCTTCCGGTGGTCGCGCGTGCGTTCACCGATCTTGGTTATCGTCGTGCGACGACGGCTCAGCTTGCGCGGCGCTGCGGCGTGCAGCAGAATATTCTGTATCGGCTTTGGCCTGACAAGAAGGCCATGTTCCTCGCCGCGATTGAGTATGTGTATGACTTCGCGGAACAGCGCTGGTTGAAGTTGCTCGCGGGCGATGGCAGAGACAATGGGGCGACACGGCTATTGCGGTTTGAGTCGATCCATCATGGAGAATTCGGGCAATACCGCATTCTGTTTGCAGGACTGGCCGAGACGGACGATCCGGAGATTCGCGACTGCCTTCGACGGGTCTATCGCCGGTTTCATCGATTCATCGAAGCACAGATCGCGTCACACCGGAATCGACGAGGTCGTCGCGGGACGTTGGCGGCTGATCTGACTTCGTGGGGAGTAATCGGTCTTGGGACGGCCATCAATATTGCGAAAGAACTGGATCTGATGGACCAGCCTGAACGATCCCGCGCATTGAGAGATGTCGGGACCGCACTGATCAACCTTCAAGGAAAGTAA
- a CDS encoding DUF885 domain-containing protein, with amino-acid sequence MPSPRAATSLIDDLLRRVFAEGMIAYHGTLVHQNTTLGEACSMFGTCSALTAAILLTLLTMPDLLCAQEPNLGARANAGAAGSATERLKDYCNAYWEMQMRISPERATYLGDHRYDDRLTDYGIDAREAELSFVRELLDRVKAIDPADLNDADRLSAELLRLTLTDRIEMAEFPEHLMPIKQQDSPHITLGTLQATQPFDTLKACDRYNARLVAFAGQVNDMIALMNEGIDRGVVRPKVTIEEALRQIEAMIVQDAEDSVLYAPGKALPDIGWRDDAQDRMKGATRIANRALEKLRDYLRNEYLPRCRENVGYGELPDGKSWYRRAAKLHTTTDMTPERIHQLGLDELKRIREEMQQIATEVGHEGSLDSFIRKLREDPARHNSSAADMMRRHREILTRSDANLPKLFGVLPATPYDFKEIEPFRAPGAPAAYYYNAPDDGSRPAYFYVNTYKPQTRPIYTMEVLAYHEAMPGHHLQISIAQEKKGLPAFRRFEHINAFIEGWALYSEILGYDLGGYRDPLSRFGQLTFDTWRSSRLVVDTGMHYFGWSRSRAIDFMKENTALSEQDIVSEIDRYIAWPGQALAYKIGQLEILKLRKEAQQRLGSKFDIRAFHDHLLAEGSIPLSTLHRRMQEWIAARE; translated from the coding sequence TTGCCATCGCCCCGAGCCGCCACGTCCCTGATCGACGACTTGTTGCGCCGCGTTTTCGCGGAAGGCATGATCGCGTACCATGGCACACTGGTCCATCAAAACACGACGCTGGGTGAGGCTTGCTCCATGTTCGGTACCTGCTCTGCACTGACCGCCGCAATACTGCTGACCTTGCTAACGATGCCCGACCTGCTCTGTGCCCAGGAGCCGAACCTCGGTGCCCGGGCGAACGCCGGGGCCGCCGGATCCGCCACCGAGCGACTGAAGGATTACTGCAACGCCTATTGGGAAATGCAGATGCGCATCAGTCCGGAACGGGCGACCTATCTTGGTGATCATCGCTACGACGACCGCCTGACCGATTATGGCATCGATGCGCGGGAGGCCGAGCTGAGCTTCGTACGCGAATTGCTCGATCGCGTGAAGGCGATCGATCCGGCCGATCTGAACGACGCGGATCGCCTCTCGGCCGAGCTGCTCCGCTTGACGCTCACCGATCGCATCGAAATGGCCGAGTTCCCTGAGCATCTCATGCCGATCAAGCAACAGGACAGTCCGCACATTACGCTCGGCACGCTTCAGGCTACCCAGCCCTTCGACACCTTGAAGGCATGCGATCGATACAATGCCAGACTTGTGGCATTTGCCGGGCAGGTGAATGACATGATTGCCCTGATGAACGAGGGAATCGACCGCGGAGTTGTTCGCCCGAAGGTCACCATCGAGGAGGCGCTGCGCCAGATCGAAGCGATGATTGTGCAGGATGCCGAAGACAGCGTGCTTTACGCGCCCGGAAAAGCGCTGCCCGACATCGGTTGGAGGGACGATGCACAGGATCGGATGAAGGGCGCGACGCGTATCGCCAACAGGGCATTGGAAAAGCTCCGCGACTATCTCCGTAACGAATACCTGCCCCGGTGCCGCGAAAACGTCGGATATGGTGAATTGCCCGACGGGAAATCATGGTACCGCCGTGCGGCGAAGCTCCATACCACCACCGACATGACGCCGGAGCGGATTCATCAACTCGGATTGGATGAATTGAAACGCATCCGCGAGGAAATGCAGCAGATCGCCACGGAAGTCGGACACGAAGGCAGTCTCGATTCGTTTATTCGGAAGCTCCGCGAGGACCCGGCCCGGCACAACAGCTCCGCCGCCGACATGATGAGGCGGCATCGCGAGATACTCACCCGGAGCGATGCAAACTTGCCGAAGCTCTTCGGCGTGCTTCCCGCCACGCCGTACGATTTCAAGGAGATCGAGCCGTTCCGCGCGCCCGGCGCGCCCGCCGCATACTACTACAACGCCCCGGATGATGGGTCGCGCCCGGCCTATTTCTATGTCAACACCTACAAGCCCCAGACCCGTCCGATCTACACCATGGAAGTGCTCGCCTATCATGAAGCCATGCCGGGCCATCACCTGCAAATCTCAATCGCGCAGGAAAAAAAGGGCCTGCCGGCATTTCGACGGTTCGAGCACATCAATGCCTTCATAGAAGGATGGGCACTCTATTCCGAAATCCTCGGTTACGATCTGGGCGGCTATCGCGATCCCTTGTCCCGGTTCGGCCAACTGACCTTCGACACATGGCGATCGTCGCGGCTGGTCGTGGATACGGGAATGCACTATTTCGGCTGGTCGCGCAGCAGGGCAATCGACTTCATGAAGGAAAACACGGCGCTGTCGGAGCAGGACATCGTCTCAGAAATTGATCGCTACATCGCATGGCCGGGGCAGGCCCTCGCATACAAGATCGGGCAGTTGGAAATTCTGAAGCTCCGAAAGGAGGCCCAGCAGCGGCTCGGCTCGAAATTTGATATCAGGGCATTCCACGACCACCTGCTCGCGGAGGGATCCATACCGCTGTCTACTTTACATCGCCGGATGCAGGAGTGGATCGCGGCCCGCGAATAA
- the cysK gene encoding cysteine synthase A produces the protein MARLYANIVEVVGNTPLVRVNRIIQSSASVYAKLEYLNPLASVKDRIGRAMIEAGEAAGKIKPDTEIIEPTSGNTGIGLAFVCAAKGYKLTLTMPESMSLERRALLKALGAKLVLTPATEGMPGAIKRARELAAESKNSFMPQQFENPANPEIHRRTTAVEIWKDTDGQVDILVSGIGTGGTITGVGEVIKAEKPSFRVVAVEPEESPVLTQMREGVMPKPGPHKIQGIGAGFAPAILNKEIYDEIERVNSADAMNWARRAAKEEGILCGISSGAALCAADRVARRPENQGKMIVVILASSGERYLSTPLFAEA, from the coding sequence ATGGCGAGGCTGTACGCGAACATCGTCGAAGTCGTCGGTAACACGCCGCTCGTGCGGGTGAATCGAATCATCCAGTCCAGCGCGAGTGTCTATGCCAAGCTCGAGTATCTGAACCCGCTTGCCAGTGTGAAGGACCGCATCGGCCGCGCCATGATCGAGGCCGGCGAAGCAGCCGGAAAAATAAAGCCCGACACCGAAATCATCGAACCGACAAGCGGCAATACCGGTATCGGGCTTGCCTTTGTCTGCGCGGCGAAGGGCTACAAGCTGACACTGACCATGCCTGAATCGATGAGCCTCGAGAGGCGGGCGCTGCTCAAGGCACTCGGAGCAAAACTCGTACTCACTCCGGCCACCGAGGGAATGCCCGGCGCAATCAAGCGGGCGAGAGAATTGGCTGCCGAGTCCAAGAACTCGTTCATGCCGCAGCAATTCGAGAACCCCGCCAATCCCGAAATTCATCGGCGCACCACGGCCGTCGAAATCTGGAAAGACACGGATGGACAGGTGGACATCCTCGTCTCCGGCATCGGTACCGGCGGCACGATCACTGGAGTAGGCGAAGTCATCAAGGCCGAAAAGCCCTCGTTCCGAGTTGTTGCTGTTGAGCCCGAGGAATCACCCGTGCTGACTCAGATGCGGGAGGGTGTGATGCCAAAGCCCGGACCGCACAAGATTCAGGGCATTGGTGCAGGCTTCGCCCCGGCGATCCTGAACAAGGAAATTTATGACGAAATCGAACGAGTCAATTCGGCGGATGCCATGAACTGGGCACGCCGAGCCGCGAAGGAGGAGGGAATCCTCTGCGGCATTTCCTCGGGCGCAGCCTTGTGTGCGGCCGACCGCGTCGCGCGCCGCCCCGAGAATCAGGGCAAAATGATCGTCGTGATACTTGCGTCCAGTGGCGAACGATATCTCAGTACACCTTTGTTCGCGGAGGCATGA
- a CDS encoding hydroxymethylglutaryl-CoA lyase, which produces MADLPASVRIVEVGPRDGLQNEPEQIPTERKLAFIRALAASGLSEIEATSFVNPRAIPQLSDAVDVASALPSISTSVRFSALVPNQKGLERAIQCGVSRIAVFTAASDEFTRRNINMSVDESLVVFEPVVVAARTAGMTVRGYVSTAFVCPYAGEIAKERVLQVTTRLLEMGCDEVAVSDTIGAAVPRDIDRTIDHLLSSVSPRRIALHLHDTYGTALANVYAGLRRGVSTFDSSAGGLGGCPYARGASGNLATEDLVYFLDRMGIDCGVNLEVLASASSLIAEVLGRRLPSKQWQRLTAAN; this is translated from the coding sequence ATGGCTGATCTGCCCGCAAGCGTCCGAATAGTGGAAGTGGGGCCACGGGACGGGCTTCAGAACGAGCCGGAGCAGATTCCGACAGAGCGGAAGCTGGCCTTCATTCGGGCGCTGGCCGCTTCAGGATTGTCGGAGATCGAGGCGACGTCCTTTGTGAATCCCCGGGCCATTCCGCAGTTGTCCGACGCGGTGGACGTGGCGTCCGCGCTGCCGTCAATTTCAACATCGGTCCGTTTCTCGGCGCTCGTGCCGAACCAGAAGGGGCTCGAGCGCGCGATCCAGTGCGGCGTCAGCCGCATCGCGGTGTTCACTGCTGCGTCGGATGAATTCACTCGCAGAAACATCAACATGTCCGTCGATGAATCACTGGTCGTGTTTGAGCCGGTCGTGGTGGCGGCGCGGACCGCCGGGATGACCGTACGCGGCTACGTCTCGACAGCTTTCGTATGTCCTTACGCCGGAGAGATCGCGAAGGAACGTGTGCTTCAGGTGACGACGCGTCTGCTCGAAATGGGCTGTGATGAAGTGGCTGTCAGCGACACCATCGGCGCGGCCGTACCGCGAGATATCGATCGCACGATCGATCATCTGCTGAGTTCGGTTTCACCCCGGCGGATCGCGCTCCATTTGCATGATACCTATGGCACCGCGTTGGCGAATGTCTACGCCGGTCTGCGTCGTGGTGTCTCGACTTTCGATTCGTCGGCCGGCGGACTGGGTGGCTGCCCTTACGCCAGGGGAGCCTCGGGCAATCTGGCGACGGAAGACCTGGTGTATTTCCTCGATCGAATGGGAATCGACTGCGGAGTTAATCTGGAAGTTCTGGCAAGTGCTTCGTCGCTGATCGCCGAAGTTCTGGGCCGGAGATTGCCAAGTAAACAATGGCAGCGGCTCACAGCCGCAAACTAA
- a CDS encoding PEP-CTERM sorting domain-containing protein (PEP-CTERM proteins occur, often in large numbers, in the proteomes of bacteria that also encode an exosortase, a predicted intramembrane cysteine proteinase. The presence of a PEP-CTERM domain at a protein's C-terminus predicts cleavage within the sorting domain, followed by covalent anchoring to some some component of the (usually Gram-negative) cell surface. Many PEP-CTERM proteins exhibit an unusual sequence composition that includes large numbers of potential glycosylation sites. Expression of one such protein has been shown restore the ability of a bacterium to form floc, a type of biofilm.) has protein sequence MSYRKLLAVAAIALVSIGSVARADESNAFQGATITLSWGSGNSWTLPIPGSTDGSPEYSVPDGSQSTSGWTLTWSNVYFNADPVVAGVFAVTNNTGVTQTYSLNVLMPTAFATGGSTTISGGSAISVVDANASGGMTMSATSGSSIYTAKVNGVGVRTLFDDPYTLSNPPPFATSDNLNYGPEAGPNVAFLNNIGIDHSFTLSPGDQATVNSVFVIVPEPTTMSLLVLGSVFVLRRKTR, from the coding sequence ATGTCGTATAGAAAGCTACTCGCAGTCGCCGCGATTGCCCTCGTATCGATCGGATCGGTCGCGCGAGCCGATGAGTCCAATGCATTCCAAGGCGCGACCATCACCTTGAGCTGGGGTTCGGGGAACAGTTGGACGCTTCCGATACCCGGTTCGACCGATGGTTCGCCTGAGTATTCGGTACCGGATGGAAGCCAATCCACCAGCGGGTGGACGCTTACCTGGTCAAACGTTTACTTCAACGCGGATCCGGTGGTTGCCGGCGTATTTGCGGTGACCAACAACACGGGCGTGACGCAAACCTACTCGCTGAACGTCCTGATGCCGACCGCGTTTGCGACGGGCGGAAGCACCACCATTTCTGGTGGCTCTGCAATTTCAGTCGTTGATGCGAACGCTTCCGGCGGCATGACCATGTCGGCCACTTCCGGTTCGTCGATTTACACGGCGAAGGTCAACGGCGTCGGCGTCCGGACGCTGTTCGATGATCCCTACACCCTGTCCAATCCTCCGCCGTTCGCGACCAGCGATAACCTGAACTATGGTCCTGAGGCAGGCCCAAACGTCGCCTTCCTCAATAACATCGGCATTGATCATAGCTTCACGCTTTCGCCGGGCGACCAAGCGACCGTTAACAGCGTGTTCGTGATCGTTCCGGAGCCGACGACGATGTCTCTTCTGGTTCTCGGCAGCGTGTTCGTACTTCGACGCAAGACGCGCTAA
- the mtnA gene encoding S-methyl-5-thioribose-1-phosphate isomerase — protein sequence MPAQPLRPLWWNETIQPAGALELIDQTRLPGELAHVTCRTAEDVWHAIKSLQVRGAPAIGVAAAYGLIVALDAARPTDVNWHDAFNKAADYLATSRPTAVNLFWAIDRMRRCASELRGRPANAARMALLAEAHRVRDEDAAMCRAIGRHGEHLIPEGGGVLTHCNAGALATSEYGTALAVMYAAHEKGRKFRVYADETRPLLQGARLTAWELHRAGIDVTLICDNTAAIVMRDRLVDLVIVGADRIAANGDVANKIGTYGVAIMAQAHDIPVYVAAPSSTFDLSLQAGTQIPIENRDASEIRQLGGVQIAPADVPCHTPAFDVTPAKLIAGIITERGIISPVGREQVRDVLTGR from the coding sequence TTGCCCGCTCAACCTCTCCGGCCGCTCTGGTGGAATGAGACCATCCAGCCGGCGGGCGCGCTCGAACTCATCGATCAAACTCGGCTTCCCGGCGAATTGGCCCATGTCACATGCCGCACCGCCGAAGATGTGTGGCATGCGATAAAGTCCCTTCAGGTCCGCGGCGCGCCGGCCATCGGCGTCGCGGCGGCGTACGGCCTGATCGTCGCGTTGGATGCGGCCAGGCCGACCGATGTGAATTGGCACGACGCCTTCAACAAGGCGGCCGACTACCTCGCCACCAGCCGCCCCACCGCGGTCAATCTCTTCTGGGCGATCGATCGAATGCGCCGCTGCGCGTCGGAACTGCGCGGCAGGCCCGCGAATGCCGCACGAATGGCACTCCTTGCGGAGGCCCATCGCGTTCGCGACGAGGATGCGGCAATGTGCAGAGCCATCGGCCGGCACGGCGAACACCTGATTCCCGAAGGAGGCGGCGTGCTGACGCATTGCAATGCGGGCGCGCTCGCGACGAGCGAATACGGCACTGCGCTGGCCGTCATGTATGCCGCGCACGAGAAGGGCCGGAAATTTCGAGTCTACGCCGATGAAACGCGGCCGCTGCTTCAGGGCGCCCGGCTGACCGCGTGGGAATTGCATCGGGCGGGAATCGACGTGACACTCATCTGCGACAACACCGCGGCGATTGTGATGCGTGACCGGCTTGTCGATCTGGTGATCGTCGGAGCTGACCGCATCGCGGCGAACGGCGATGTGGCAAACAAGATCGGAACATACGGTGTCGCCATCATGGCACAGGCTCACGACATTCCCGTATATGTCGCGGCGCCGAGCTCAACATTCGATCTTTCGCTCCAGGCCGGCACGCAAATCCCGATCGAAAATCGCGATGCCTCGGAAATTCGTCAACTCGGCGGAGTCCAAATCGCCCCCGCCGATGTGCCATGCCACACGCCCGCTTTCGACGTGACACCCGCCAAATTAATCGCCGGAATCATCACGGAACGCGGAATTATCAGCCCGGTTGGGAGGGAGCAGGTGCGGGACGTGCTGACTGGAAGGTGA
- a CDS encoding RidA family protein gives MKPSQKLAQLGITLPKPTPPVASYIPGIRVGNTVMVSGQIPIKDGVITLAGKVGRDVTIEQAQAAARQCALAGLAIAAEVAGGVDRIKRIVRLGVWVNSAPGFTAQPKVANGASDLMIELFGESGRHVRAAVGANELPLDAAVEVEMMVEIE, from the coding sequence ATGAAGCCTTCACAGAAACTCGCACAACTCGGGATCACGCTTCCAAAGCCGACTCCGCCGGTCGCGTCGTATATCCCCGGCATCAGAGTTGGAAACACAGTCATGGTCAGCGGGCAGATACCGATCAAGGACGGCGTGATCACACTGGCCGGCAAGGTCGGACGCGACGTGACAATCGAGCAGGCTCAGGCCGCCGCAAGACAGTGCGCGCTCGCGGGGCTCGCCATTGCTGCGGAGGTTGCCGGAGGCGTCGATCGAATCAAACGAATCGTCCGTCTCGGAGTCTGGGTCAATAGCGCGCCGGGCTTCACCGCTCAGCCGAAGGTTGCAAACGGCGCAAGCGACTTGATGATCGAGCTGTTCGGCGAATCCGGAAGACACGTCCGGGCAGCCGTCGGCGCCAATGAATTGCCGCTCGATGCGGCCGTCGAGGTCGAAATGATGGTCGAGATCGAATAG
- a CDS encoding segregation/condensation protein A has product MDEYRIQTETYSGPMELLLYLIKRDEIDLHNLPVAHITRQYCDYVSMLKVIDPNVAGEFLVMATILMELKSRLLLPRPPADDMTDDDDLTDPRLELVKQLLEYKKFKDASFELQEAADRQAMRWPRVPAKLRAKDPSEVDLDDVQIWDLVAAFNRVMTAIGAANVTHDVIFDDTPISLHAADIVDQIDREGGELTFDRIFAGRRKPEMIGLFLALLELMRQSRVRVTQEHPASPIVVKLLSAEPISVGAEWGEAFETAVLGHEIESVAPAGPIGGNDGADEALEVESATMSRSAVPAANAEMPLITGLEFDEEIDPQAAAELDAIRTEIDVDAILKAAEMPGTSDESSA; this is encoded by the coding sequence ATGGATGAGTACCGCATTCAGACCGAAACCTATTCAGGACCGATGGAGCTGCTGCTCTATCTCATCAAACGTGACGAGATCGACCTGCACAATCTCCCCGTGGCGCACATCACCCGCCAGTATTGCGACTACGTCAGCATGCTTAAGGTGATCGACCCGAACGTGGCCGGCGAATTCCTCGTGATGGCCACGATTCTGATGGAATTGAAATCACGTCTCCTCCTGCCCCGGCCGCCGGCCGACGACATGACCGACGACGACGACCTGACGGACCCGCGACTCGAACTCGTGAAGCAGTTGCTCGAATACAAGAAGTTCAAGGACGCCTCCTTCGAATTGCAGGAAGCGGCCGACCGGCAGGCCATGCGATGGCCCCGGGTTCCCGCGAAGCTCCGAGCAAAGGATCCGTCCGAAGTCGATCTGGACGACGTGCAGATCTGGGATCTCGTCGCCGCTTTCAACCGCGTGATGACCGCGATCGGAGCAGCCAACGTCACACACGACGTCATCTTCGACGACACCCCCATCTCCCTCCATGCTGCCGACATCGTGGACCAGATCGACCGCGAAGGAGGCGAATTGACCTTTGATCGAATATTCGCGGGCCGGAGAAAGCCCGAGATGATCGGCCTTTTCCTCGCCCTGCTCGAGCTCATGCGACAATCGCGAGTTCGCGTGACTCAGGAGCATCCGGCCTCGCCGATTGTCGTCAAGCTCCTCTCAGCCGAGCCGATCTCGGTGGGTGCCGAATGGGGCGAAGCCTTCGAGACCGCCGTCCTCGGTCATGAAATTGAATCCGTCGCGCCGGCCGGGCCGATTGGCGGGAATGACGGCGCGGACGAGGCTTTGGAAGTCGAATCCGCGACCATGAGCCGTTCCGCCGTCCCTGCCGCTAATGCGGAAATGCCGCTCATTACCGGGCTCGAATTCGACGAAGAGATCGACCCGCAGGCCGCGGCAGAGCTGGATGCGATCAGGACCGAAATCGATGTGGACGCCATACTCAAGGCCGCCGAAATGCCTGGCACGTCGGACGAGTCATCCGCTTGA